A genomic stretch from Pseudomonas alkylphenolica includes:
- a CDS encoding PDR/VanB family oxidoreductase: MANKYEMFSVQVTDVQQATPLIKRFTLAREDGAPMPAFTGGSHVIVQMQGADGSQFSNAYSLMSDPRDTRNYQIGVRLEEQSKGGSAFMHQQVEVGTRLTISSPNNLFALDPSAGRHVLIAGGIGITPFLAQLHELEGGAANYELHYAFRAPEHGAFQDQLASGPHADNTHFYIDSLDRKLDLHTLCAGLAEDAHLYVCGPKPLIDAVIATAAKAGIAEQRVHWEQFAAAPVTGAAFTVVLAQSGIELQVEEGMTILQAIEKSKAAKVECLCREGVCGTCETAILEGEAEHFDQYLSDDEKAAQQSMMLCVSRARTARLVLDL, encoded by the coding sequence ATGGCCAACAAATACGAAATGTTCAGCGTGCAGGTAACCGACGTGCAACAGGCCACGCCGCTGATCAAGCGCTTCACCCTGGCCCGCGAAGACGGCGCACCGATGCCCGCCTTCACCGGTGGCAGCCATGTCATCGTGCAGATGCAGGGCGCCGACGGCAGCCAGTTCAGCAACGCCTACTCGCTGATGAGCGACCCGCGTGACACCCGCAACTACCAGATCGGCGTGCGCCTGGAAGAGCAGTCCAAAGGCGGCTCGGCGTTCATGCACCAGCAGGTTGAAGTCGGCACCCGCCTGACCATTTCCTCGCCCAACAACCTGTTCGCCCTGGACCCCAGTGCCGGCCGCCATGTGCTGATCGCCGGCGGCATCGGCATCACCCCGTTCCTGGCGCAACTGCATGAACTTGAAGGCGGCGCTGCCAACTACGAACTGCACTATGCCTTCCGTGCCCCTGAGCACGGTGCGTTCCAGGATCAGCTGGCCAGCGGACCGCATGCTGACAACACCCATTTCTACATCGATAGCCTGGATCGCAAGCTTGACCTGCACACGCTGTGCGCCGGCCTGGCTGAAGATGCCCACTTGTACGTGTGCGGTCCGAAACCGCTGATCGATGCGGTTATCGCCACTGCCGCCAAGGCCGGTATTGCCGAACAACGCGTGCATTGGGAACAGTTTGCAGCCGCCCCTGTGACCGGTGCTGCCTTTACCGTGGTATTGGCCCAATCGGGCATCGAACTGCAGGTGGAAGAAGGCATGACCATTCTTCAGGCCATCGAGAAATCCAAGGCCGCCAAGGTCGAGTGCCTGTGCCGGGAGGGTGTGTGCGGCACCTGCGAGACAGCGATCCTTGAAGGTGAGGCCGAACACTTTGACCAATACCTGAGCGATGACGAAAAAGCAGCGCAGCAGAGCATGATGTTGTGTGTCTCGCGGGCGCGGACGGCGCGGTTGGTGCTGGATCTGTAA